DNA from Armatimonadota bacterium:
CAGTGCACCGACTGGTTCATGAGCGCTCCGCCACCGTCGAATTCCCAGGTGCCTTGCCAGCGGCCCGTATAGTAGCTCTGCTCGCGCCACCACGGTACGAAGGCGTTACCGTAATAGATCTCTCCCAGCCTGCCCTCCTCGATAGCCTGGTGCAGGGCCTGATAGCTCGCATACGCGCGGAACTGGTGCACTGCCGCAAGCTTGGTTCCGTTCTCGTCGGCAGCTTTGATCATCGCATCGATGTTTGCGAGGGTCACATCGATGGGCTTGGTCACGAAACTGTGCTTGCCGGCCTTTGAGGCCGCGATGCTCGCCACGTGGTGGTGGCTGCTGGGCGTTGTGATATGCACATAATCGATGTCATCTCGCGCCAGCAGATCGTTTAGGTCGGTGTACCAGGCCTCGGCTCCGTGCTTTTCGGCCGCCGCACGCGCCCGATCCTCAATCACGTCACACGTAGCAACCAGGCGCACATTGGGTACACGCTCAAGCGCCTGGAAATGGGTGGGGCTGATGACCCCGCAGCCGATGAGTCCGACGCCGTAAGTCTTCGACATGGGCAAGCTCCTGTGTCTCAATGCGCTAGGCCCGATTCCGGGCGGCTTCTTACTCGAGCGTCGGCAGGGCGGCGAAGCTCTGCGCTTCATCAGTCGTGGCGCAGCTCTGGAAGGACCCGGTGGTCAGCGGCGCCATGCGTTTGATGTGCTCCTCCAGTCGCTGCTTCAGCTCGGCTGCAACTTCGCGGTTGTCCGCCAAGACATTGGTCAACTCTTGTGGATCATTCTCGAGATCGTACAGTTCGAACCGCGCACCGGCATTCTGCGGTGTTTCCGTCCAGGGCTGCACATAGTTCCACTTCGCGGTGCGGATGCATGCGTGGCTCCCGAAGGCGCTGACCACATAGTCGGGAGCATCGCCTTCTCCCTTCGTCTGCGGCCAGATGTCCCGGCCCAGGCAGCGCTCCGGCACGTCGAGCCCCATGATCTTGAGACAGGTCGGCATGATGTCCTGGTGCTGGCAGAACCCGGCCACCCGCTGACCGGCCGCCTCGCCCTTTGGATGCCGAATAAGCAGCGGCAGTCGCGTACACTGGTTGCGCAGGCGGTTGACGCCTTTGTGGATCTCCCCCTGCTCTCCCATCATGCAACCGTGGTCCGACGTGAAC
Protein-coding regions in this window:
- a CDS encoding Gfo/Idh/MocA family oxidoreductase; amino-acid sequence: MSKTYGVGLIGCGVISPTHFQALERVPNVRLVATCDVIEDRARAAAEKHGAEAWYTDLNDLLARDDIDYVHITTPSSHHHVASIAASKAGKHSFVTKPIDVTLANIDAMIKAADENGTKLAAVHQFRAYASYQALHQAIEEGRLGEIYYGNAFVPWWREQSYYTGRWQGTWEFDGGGALMNQSVHWVDLLLWMMGEVESLSGYAATMAHEMETEDIGSAVIRFRSGAQGLLQGTTLTYKGMATRLEVHGSRGNVVIEADKITHWDVEGEPSLAQQAAPTETSAADPTAGLADGVGAHAVQIEAFLRWIEGTGLPLVDGPEARRAVEFNLAVYESQRTGQRITFPLGDTPCRF